In the Methylomonas rhizoryzae genome, one interval contains:
- a CDS encoding type I restriction endonuclease subunit R, translating to MGRELEDVEKPFIAQLTQLGWSPVEGSLDDPAVTGRGSFAEVIQEAVLRERLRALNLHDGLPWLDDERIAEAVAAISRLSGRLMEANEKVTRLLIDGITVEGLPGWDGGRGQTIRYIDWETHGNNRFTVVNQYRVDCPPGFNGAKAFIVPDLVLLVNGLPIVVVECKSPSIPEPLAEAVDQLRRYANQRHAALEVDDNEGNETLFATVQLLIASSFDEARVGCIGGGFEHFAQWKTVVGPDGSGNEAEVADRLGKTIVSEQQRLIAGLLTPAHLLDVIRHFMLFMQAEGQTIKTVCRYQQYRAVNKALNKLKTGKTRKQHGESDQRGGIIWHTQGSGKSLTMVFLVRKLRAEPLLRRFKVIVVTDRNDLQRQLSATATLTGETVEVASNTTGIKNLAKRKGPGLIFATIQKYRDAELVDDAPLTAADLPKQAGISTPKSTYKAQATFEVLNDDEAILVLVDEAHRTQAGDLHANLLAGLPNSARIGFTGTPIIMGEKKRTHEIFGEFIDRYTIKQAEADGATVPVLYEGRTAKGAVKDGASLDELFEDLFRQHSPQELELIKQKYATKGQLFDAPALIADKARDMLRHYVTFILPNGYKAQVVAYSRLAAVRYFEALQLARDELLRDAEVLSADDKMLDDEALCQRPPKVQAVVQAWRYRETLRALQFAPIISGSNNDDPGWKPWTDDSAHEQLIKRFKKPLLHADPTKTDPLAFLVVKSMLLTGFDVPIEGVMYLDRPIREAELLQAIARVNRTGFGKRCGIVVDYYGVARHLREALAAYADEDIEGALTSLQDEIPILRDRHVRVVDVFRQCGVESLAETEACIEALASEKIHAEFAVKLKAFLASLDTVLPRPEGLPFIKDAKQLAYIYARARNRYKDTPVLGKDVGAKVRKLIDEHVISLGVNPKIPPIQLTDADFERHVGRAANDRAKASEMEHAIRSHIRKHLDEDPVGYRKLSERLSEILKSLDQQWDELIAQLQKIIAELRSGHVANDETSSELPEHYLPFLRTVVDVVKGGEVPIPVEVVRLTDVTVELVDLLIDELKGNPEIWAPRKAADQDALNGRLFDYLMRLRPALIDGNGAGVLADKLMEQARASHDKLLQV from the coding sequence ATGGGCCGGGAACTGGAAGACGTTGAAAAACCATTTATCGCGCAGTTAACGCAACTCGGGTGGTCGCCAGTCGAAGGCAGTTTGGACGATCCCGCTGTCACCGGGCGTGGTAGTTTTGCCGAGGTGATTCAGGAAGCGGTTTTACGTGAGCGGTTGCGTGCATTGAATTTGCACGATGGCCTGCCCTGGTTGGATGACGAGAGGATAGCCGAAGCGGTAGCGGCGATTAGCCGCTTGAGTGGCCGGTTGATGGAAGCTAACGAAAAGGTCACCCGCTTGTTGATAGACGGTATTACCGTGGAGGGCTTGCCGGGTTGGGACGGCGGGCGCGGCCAGACCATCCGTTATATTGATTGGGAAACGCACGGTAATAACCGCTTCACGGTGGTTAACCAGTACCGTGTCGATTGCCCGCCGGGCTTTAATGGCGCCAAGGCTTTTATCGTGCCGGATTTGGTGTTGCTGGTGAACGGTTTGCCCATCGTCGTGGTGGAATGCAAAAGTCCGTCGATACCGGAACCCTTGGCCGAGGCGGTTGATCAATTGCGCCGCTACGCTAATCAACGCCACGCAGCGTTGGAAGTAGACGACAACGAGGGCAACGAAACTTTATTTGCCACGGTGCAATTGTTGATTGCCAGTTCCTTCGACGAAGCGCGGGTTGGTTGCATCGGCGGCGGGTTCGAACATTTTGCGCAGTGGAAAACGGTGGTCGGGCCGGACGGTTCGGGCAACGAAGCCGAGGTGGCCGACCGGTTAGGCAAGACGATAGTATCCGAACAACAGCGTCTGATTGCGGGCCTTTTAACGCCAGCGCATTTACTGGATGTCATCCGGCATTTCATGCTGTTCATGCAGGCAGAAGGTCAGACCATTAAAACCGTGTGCCGCTACCAACAATATCGGGCGGTGAACAAGGCACTGAACAAGCTGAAAACCGGAAAAACCCGCAAGCAGCATGGCGAATCGGATCAGCGCGGTGGCATCATTTGGCACACACAGGGTTCCGGTAAGAGTTTGACCATGGTGTTTTTGGTGCGAAAACTGCGTGCGGAACCCTTGCTACGCCGATTCAAAGTGATCGTTGTTACCGACCGCAACGATTTGCAGCGGCAACTATCGGCGACTGCGACGCTGACAGGCGAGACGGTGGAAGTCGCCAGCAATACCACCGGCATCAAGAATTTAGCCAAGCGTAAGGGGCCGGGGCTGATTTTTGCCACCATCCAAAAATATCGCGATGCGGAGCTGGTTGACGACGCACCGTTGACTGCCGCCGATTTGCCGAAACAAGCGGGTATCTCCACGCCAAAATCTACTTACAAAGCCCAAGCCACCTTCGAGGTGTTGAACGACGACGAAGCCATTTTAGTGTTGGTGGACGAAGCGCACCGCACCCAGGCCGGTGATTTGCACGCCAATCTGCTGGCCGGTTTGCCGAACAGTGCCCGCATCGGCTTTACCGGCACGCCTATCATCATGGGCGAGAAAAAGCGCACCCACGAAATTTTCGGCGAGTTCATCGACCGTTACACCATCAAGCAAGCCGAAGCGGACGGGGCCACGGTGCCGGTATTGTATGAAGGTCGCACCGCCAAGGGCGCGGTGAAGGATGGTGCCAGCCTGGATGAGTTGTTCGAGGACTTGTTTCGGCAGCACAGTCCGCAAGAGCTGGAGCTGATCAAACAAAAATACGCCACCAAAGGTCAGTTGTTCGACGCACCGGCACTGATTGCCGACAAAGCCCGCGACATGCTGCGTCACTACGTCACTTTCATCCTGCCGAATGGTTACAAGGCGCAGGTGGTGGCTTATAGCCGCTTGGCGGCGGTACGTTATTTCGAGGCCTTGCAGCTTGCCCGCGACGAGTTGTTGCGCGATGCCGAAGTTTTATCGGCGGACGACAAGATGTTGGACGATGAAGCTTTATGCCAAAGGCCGCCAAAGGTGCAGGCCGTGGTGCAAGCTTGGCGGTATCGGGAAACTTTGCGCGCGTTGCAATTTGCACCGATCATTTCCGGTAGCAACAACGATGATCCAGGCTGGAAGCCGTGGACCGATGATTCGGCACATGAGCAATTGATCAAGCGTTTCAAAAAGCCGCTGTTGCATGCCGATCCGACCAAGACCGACCCACTGGCTTTTTTGGTGGTTAAATCCATGTTGCTCACCGGTTTCGATGTGCCGATCGAAGGCGTGATGTACCTGGATAGGCCGATCCGCGAAGCTGAATTACTGCAAGCTATTGCTCGGGTCAATCGCACCGGCTTTGGCAAGCGTTGCGGGATTGTGGTCGATTACTACGGCGTGGCGCGGCATTTGCGGGAAGCGCTGGCGGCTTATGCCGACGAGGATATTGAAGGCGCGTTGACCAGTCTACAGGATGAAATTCCGATACTGCGCGACCGGCATGTGCGGGTGGTGGATGTGTTTCGCCAGTGCGGCGTGGAATCGTTGGCGGAAACCGAAGCCTGTATCGAGGCACTGGCCAGCGAAAAAATACATGCCGAGTTTGCGGTTAAGTTGAAGGCGTTTTTGGCGTCGCTGGATACCGTGTTGCCCCGCCCGGAAGGTTTGCCATTCATCAAAGATGCCAAGCAGTTGGCCTATATCTATGCCCGCGCTCGTAACCGCTACAAAGACACGCCAGTGTTGGGCAAGGATGTCGGCGCCAAGGTGCGCAAGCTGATCGACGAGCATGTGATTTCCTTGGGTGTGAATCCGAAAATTCCGCCGATCCAGCTAACCGATGCCGATTTCGAGCGACACGTCGGTCGTGCCGCCAACGACCGGGCCAAGGCCTCGGAAATGGAACACGCGATTCGCTCGCATATTAGAAAGCACCTCGATGAAGACCCGGTCGGTTACCGCAAACTGTCCGAGCGTCTTAGTGAGATTCTAAAAAGCCTGGATCAGCAATGGGACGAATTGATCGCGCAATTGCAAAAAATCATTGCCGAACTGCGCAGTGGTCACGTCGCCAATGATGAAACATCCAGCGAGCTGCCGGAACATTATTTGCCGTTTCTGCGCACCGTGGTCGATGTGGTTAAGGGTGGTGAAGTGCCGATTCCTGTTGAAGTCGTGCGTTTAACCGATGTAACTGTCGAGTTGGTTGATTTGCTGATCGACGAGTTGAAGGGCAATCCGGAAATTTGGGCGCCGCGTAAGGCTGCCGACCAGGATGCGCTGAACGGTCGCTTGTTCGATTATCTGATGCGCTTACGTCCGGCCTTGATTGATGGCAATGGTGCCGGGGTGTTGGCAGATAAACTGATGGAACAAGCCAGAGCCAGTCACGATAAGTTGCTCCAGGTTTGA
- a CDS encoding DUF4258 domain-containing protein has product MIDESWIKACAANNQYRYSRHADRERQNDALSLADVEQALRSGRIIEQYPDTGRGESCLLVGFTDVGKPIHAVCGTLGEWLVIITVYIPTPPKFKNPYERG; this is encoded by the coding sequence GTGATCGATGAAAGCTGGATCAAGGCGTGTGCGGCAAACAATCAGTACCGCTATTCTCGCCACGCCGACCGCGAACGGCAGAATGATGCTTTATCGTTGGCGGATGTGGAACAGGCCTTGCGTTCTGGGCGCATTATCGAGCAGTATCCAGATACCGGCCGCGGCGAAAGCTGTTTGTTGGTGGGATTTACTGACGTCGGCAAGCCGATCCATGCGGTCTGCGGCACACTAGGTGAATGGCTGGTGATCATTACGGTGTATATTCCTACGCCACCTAAATTTAAAAATCCTTATGAGCGAGGATAA
- a CDS encoding M48 family metallopeptidase, with amino-acid sequence METTGNSELTIDDLCFTVKRSARRRTLQITVERDGSLLLSAPPEVDVTVLRDFVIEKREWIYTKLAEKERLQKQVPIKQFLDGEGFLYLGRSYRLQLVDVQAVALKLVNGRFRLRRDHVERGREAFVDWYTIHATRWLWAKAREFQSRMEVKPSGAKVQDLGYRWGSCGKGDWLYFHWKTVLLPPHIAEYVVVHELAHLHQPHHTTEFWRSIERVLPDFERRKIWLAENGISVDGL; translated from the coding sequence GTGGAAACGACCGGCAATTCCGAATTAACGATTGACGACCTGTGCTTTACCGTAAAACGTAGCGCACGCCGCCGCACCTTGCAGATCACTGTGGAGCGGGATGGCAGCTTGTTGTTGTCAGCGCCGCCCGAAGTCGATGTGACTGTATTGCGCGATTTCGTGATCGAAAAGCGCGAATGGATTTACACCAAGCTGGCGGAAAAAGAACGTCTGCAAAAACAGGTGCCGATCAAGCAATTCCTCGATGGTGAAGGCTTTTTATACCTGGGCCGCAGCTATCGTTTGCAGTTGGTTGATGTGCAGGCCGTGGCGTTGAAGCTGGTCAACGGCCGATTTCGTTTGCGGCGCGACCACGTCGAACGAGGACGGGAAGCCTTTGTCGATTGGTACACCATCCACGCCACCCGCTGGTTGTGGGCCAAAGCTAGGGAATTCCAGAGCCGCATGGAAGTAAAACCTTCCGGCGCCAAGGTGCAGGATTTGGGTTACCGCTGGGGCTCATGCGGCAAAGGCGATTGGCTATACTTTCACTGGAAAACCGTTCTGTTGCCTCCGCATATAGCAGAATACGTCGTCGTGCATGAATTAGCCCATCTGCACCAACCGCATCATACGACAGAGTTTTGGCGGTCAATTGAACGGGTGTTACCTGATTTCGAGAGACGAAAGATTTGGTTAGCCGAGAATGGCATCAGCGTAGATGGGCTTTGA
- a CDS encoding phosphotransferase enzyme family protein, translated as MSVCAAEIARQFTGGTPDTVVPLGSGLINDTFLVTWPGGDLVLQRLNSRVFPQPALVMDNLAQLNRHAQTKPADQVQLRIPAIIATLSGHPVYRDGDGHYWRALERIAPAQSRDNMQNAAQARAVGLALAQFHTLCSDLSPDLLHDTLPGFHITPEYFAEYRQLRPELPAEQADQVRACCAYIESCSDKLDVLEQAKRRGELRQRVIHGDPKLNNFLFEPDGDRIVSLIDLDTVKPGLIHYDIGDCIRSCCHDKSVNRFDLPRARLILHSYLQAAGGFLTAADFAYLYPAIWLIPFELGLRFFTDYLRGNRYFKIEHPEHNLQRSQALFALCDDIERQKSALSDCIAAIAAGLEPAIGHRGVF; from the coding sequence GTGAGCGTTTGTGCCGCCGAGATTGCCCGGCAATTTACCGGCGGCACTCCCGATACGGTAGTACCGCTGGGCAGCGGTCTAATCAACGACACCTTTCTGGTAACCTGGCCCGGCGGCGATTTGGTGCTGCAACGTCTTAACAGCCGGGTATTCCCGCAGCCCGCCTTGGTGATGGACAATTTGGCTCAGTTAAACCGGCACGCGCAAACCAAACCGGCCGATCAAGTTCAATTGCGCATCCCGGCGATCATCGCTACCCTCAGCGGCCACCCGGTTTATCGGGACGGCGATGGCCACTACTGGCGCGCGCTGGAGCGAATTGCTCCGGCGCAAAGCCGGGATAACATGCAAAACGCGGCGCAAGCGCGAGCGGTCGGTCTGGCTTTGGCGCAATTTCATACATTGTGCAGCGATTTGTCGCCGGATTTGTTGCACGACACCCTGCCCGGCTTCCACATTACCCCGGAATATTTTGCCGAATACCGGCAGTTGCGCCCGGAATTGCCTGCCGAACAAGCAGACCAAGTCCGCGCATGCTGCGCCTATATCGAATCGTGTAGCGATAAGCTGGACGTGCTGGAGCAGGCCAAGCGGCGCGGCGAGTTGCGCCAGCGAGTGATACACGGCGATCCGAAATTGAACAATTTTCTGTTCGAACCGGACGGCGACCGCATCGTCAGCCTGATCGACCTGGACACCGTCAAGCCCGGCTTGATCCATTACGACATCGGCGACTGCATACGCTCCTGTTGTCACGACAAAAGCGTTAACCGCTTCGATTTGCCGAGGGCGCGGCTCATCCTGCACAGCTATCTGCAAGCCGCCGGCGGCTTTTTAACCGCCGCCGACTTCGCCTATTTGTATCCGGCCATCTGGTTGATCCCGTTCGAACTAGGTTTACGATTTTTTACCGATTATTTACGCGGCAACCGCTATTTCAAAATCGAGCATCCCGAGCACAACTTACAACGTAGCCAAGCCTTATTTGCCTTGTGCGACGACATCGAAAGGCAAAAATCGGCGCTTTCAGATTGCATAGCCGCTATCGCGGCCGGTTTGGAACCGGCAATCGGTCATCGAGGAGTTTTTTAG
- a CDS encoding type II toxin-antitoxin system HipA family toxin — MSHLLAVYLFDRRVGELTLVEGRLQFSYDADWLQQSDAVPLSCSLPLQVEPFNDLQARPFFAGLLPEGKLRQLVARQFQVSKQNDFALLDHIGGECAGAVSLLPPDGLPAVSNSASDIDWLSDDDLLAVLDELPQRPVLAGQDGLRLSLAGAQDKLPVVFDGQRIGLPRNGTPSSHILKPAIAAVEDSVINEGFCLALAAAMQFQTAQSRICAIRDRSFLLVERYDRTQAANGQRLRLHQEDFCQALGVVPELKYQNEGGPGLEQCFDLVRRVTRPSAPQVLRLLDAVIFNALIGNHDAHAKNFSILYADKGAVLAPLYDVLSTAVYSSLTPKMAMQLGGKYKFSEVQARHWERFAQAAGLSVAQTRKRILGLCQRLPVVARRLQTSANYQFAGNPVVEHIVQLIEQRAALTVRRLTDNA, encoded by the coding sequence ATGAGCCATCTACTGGCAGTCTATTTATTTGATCGTCGAGTGGGAGAGTTGACCTTGGTCGAAGGCAGACTGCAATTTAGCTATGACGCCGACTGGCTGCAACAATCCGACGCAGTCCCGCTGTCCTGTTCGTTACCGTTGCAAGTAGAACCGTTCAACGACTTGCAGGCGCGGCCTTTCTTTGCCGGACTGTTGCCGGAGGGCAAGTTACGCCAATTGGTCGCACGCCAGTTTCAGGTCTCGAAGCAAAACGACTTTGCCTTGCTCGATCATATTGGCGGTGAATGCGCCGGCGCCGTTTCGCTATTGCCGCCAGACGGTTTACCCGCTGTGTCTAATTCAGCGAGCGATATTGACTGGCTGTCCGACGATGACCTGCTTGCCGTGCTGGATGAATTGCCGCAGCGGCCGGTGCTGGCCGGTCAGGATGGTTTGCGCTTATCGTTGGCGGGCGCTCAGGATAAATTACCGGTGGTATTTGATGGTCAACGAATCGGTCTGCCCCGCAATGGTACGCCCAGTAGCCATATTCTCAAACCGGCTATCGCTGCCGTTGAAGACAGCGTGATCAATGAAGGGTTCTGCCTGGCATTGGCAGCTGCGATGCAATTCCAGACCGCACAGTCGAGGATTTGTGCCATTCGCGACCGCTCATTTTTGCTGGTCGAGCGTTATGACAGAACTCAAGCTGCCAATGGCCAACGCTTGCGTCTGCATCAGGAAGATTTCTGCCAGGCACTGGGCGTGGTACCGGAACTGAAATATCAGAACGAGGGGGGGCCGGGTTTGGAACAGTGCTTTGACTTGGTCCGCCGCGTGACCCGACCGAGTGCGCCGCAGGTACTGCGTCTGCTGGATGCAGTCATTTTCAATGCTTTGATCGGCAACCACGACGCCCATGCCAAGAACTTTTCCATCTTGTATGCCGACAAGGGCGCAGTTCTGGCGCCGCTCTACGACGTCTTGTCAACCGCCGTTTATTCCAGCCTGACACCCAAAATGGCGATGCAGTTGGGTGGCAAATACAAATTCAGCGAAGTACAGGCAAGACACTGGGAGCGCTTTGCCCAAGCGGCGGGCTTATCGGTAGCGCAAACCCGAAAACGTATCCTCGGCTTGTGCCAACGGCTACCCGTGGTCGCTCGCAGGTTGCAGACATCGGCGAACTATCAATTCGCCGGAAATCCGGTGGTTGAACACATCGTACAGCTGATCGAGCAACGCGCGGCGCTGACGGTCAGACGGTTGACTGATAACGCCTAA
- the rdgB gene encoding RdgB/HAM1 family non-canonical purine NTP pyrophosphatase: protein MSSIVLASGNAGKIREIQAILQNERIVPQSQFAVPEADETGSTFVENAIIKARNAALHSKLPAIADDSGLVVDALDGAPGVISARYAGIGASDQANLDKLLLAMQNVPAGRRSARFVCVMVYLRRADDPIPIIAQGVWEGSILTEAVGANGFGYDPVFWVEAYRCSSAQLAPELKNSLSHRGQALSLLSQQLAGS, encoded by the coding sequence ATGAGCAGCATTGTGTTGGCCAGCGGCAACGCCGGCAAAATCCGGGAGATTCAAGCCATCTTGCAAAACGAACGCATCGTCCCGCAGTCGCAATTCGCCGTACCGGAAGCCGACGAAACCGGTTCTACCTTCGTCGAAAACGCCATCATCAAGGCCCGCAACGCCGCCTTACATAGCAAATTACCGGCGATTGCCGACGATTCCGGTTTGGTAGTCGACGCGCTGGACGGTGCGCCCGGCGTGATTTCGGCCCGCTATGCCGGTATCGGTGCCTCCGACCAAGCCAATTTGGATAAATTATTGTTAGCCATGCAAAACGTACCGGCCGGGCGACGTAGCGCCCGTTTCGTTTGCGTGATGGTTTATTTACGCCGGGCCGACGACCCTATTCCAATAATCGCGCAAGGGGTTTGGGAAGGCAGCATTCTGACCGAAGCGGTCGGTGCAAACGGCTTCGGTTACGATCCGGTGTTTTGGGTCGAAGCCTACCGCTGCTCCTCGGCCCAATTGGCTCCGGAGTTGAAAAACAGCCTCAGCCACCGCGGCCAAGCCTTGAGTTTGCTAAGTCAACAGCTGGCAGGCTCGTGA
- the rph gene encoding ribonuclease PH encodes MRPSGRQPEQLREIRFTCHYTKHAEGSVLVEFGDTRVLCTASVDASVPRFLKGKGEGWVTAEYGMLPRSTHSRMDREAGRGKQGGRTLEIQRLIGRSLRAAVDLKALGEHTITLDCDVIQADGGTRTASITGGFVALSIAVDHLLKTKRIKTNPLHGQVASVSVGIYNGVAVLDLDYAEDSQAETDMNVVMNEAGHFIEVQGTAEGHAFRKDELNAMLELAEAGINQLLEKQRAALQQAKQTAA; translated from the coding sequence ATGAGACCCAGTGGACGCCAACCCGAACAACTACGCGAAATTCGCTTCACCTGCCATTACACCAAACATGCCGAAGGTTCGGTGCTGGTGGAATTCGGCGATACCCGCGTGTTGTGCACCGCCAGCGTGGACGCCTCGGTGCCGCGCTTTTTGAAAGGCAAGGGCGAGGGCTGGGTAACCGCCGAATACGGCATGCTGCCGCGTTCCACCCACAGCCGCATGGACAGAGAGGCCGGCCGCGGCAAGCAAGGCGGCCGCACCTTGGAAATTCAACGTCTAATCGGCCGCTCGCTACGGGCCGCCGTGGATTTGAAGGCGCTGGGCGAACACACCATCACCCTGGATTGCGACGTGATCCAGGCCGACGGCGGCACCCGCACCGCCTCCATTACCGGCGGCTTCGTCGCCTTGTCGATAGCCGTCGACCATTTGCTGAAAACTAAAAGAATCAAAACCAATCCGCTACACGGCCAAGTCGCTTCGGTGTCCGTGGGTATTTACAACGGCGTGGCGGTACTGGATTTGGACTACGCCGAAGACAGCCAGGCCGAAACCGATATGAACGTGGTGATGAACGAAGCCGGCCATTTCATCGAAGTACAAGGCACGGCGGAAGGGCACGCTTTCCGTAAAGACGAACTGAACGCCATGCTGGAATTAGCCGAGGCGGGCATCAACCAACTGCTGGAAAAGCAGCGCGCCGCCTTGCAACAGGCCAAACAAACCGCAGCCTAG
- a CDS encoding helix-turn-helix domain-containing protein, whose amino-acid sequence MSPFGLFLERVRRSRQLQQKQLAADLGIQASYLSLLEKGRKVPPSKQVLEKLIHVLNLDEEEQAGMWDSAEQSQRNFQLPDGLPLEEYLVVNELRKQLGRLSKGQIKLMLDVLALGTTSDKQSNFRRTEM is encoded by the coding sequence ATGAGTCCTTTTGGTTTGTTTTTGGAACGTGTGAGGCGTAGCCGCCAATTGCAACAAAAGCAATTAGCAGCTGATCTTGGCATTCAGGCGAGTTACCTCAGCTTGCTGGAAAAAGGCCGCAAAGTACCTCCATCAAAACAAGTCTTAGAAAAGTTGATACACGTTCTGAATTTAGACGAGGAAGAGCAAGCGGGAATGTGGGATAGCGCAGAACAATCTCAAAGAAACTTTCAGTTGCCTGATGGCTTGCCGCTTGAGGAATATCTCGTGGTAAACGAGTTAAGAAAACAATTGGGAAGGTTAAGCAAAGGACAAATCAAACTGATGTTGGATGTCCTGGCCCTAGGCACAACCTCAGACAAACAATCAAATTTTAGGAGAACAGAGATGTAA
- a CDS encoding helix-turn-helix transcriptional regulator, protein MINIHSTQQLGQALRNARKQLGLTQSELALAAGVGVRFIVDLEAGKPTVRLETVMRVIEALGGQVMLDGLPSVTGDEMP, encoded by the coding sequence ATGATCAACATCCATTCCACCCAACAACTTGGCCAAGCGCTACGCAACGCCCGCAAACAGCTCGGATTAACTCAATCCGAATTGGCGTTGGCGGCAGGTGTTGGCGTTCGCTTTATCGTCGACCTCGAAGCAGGCAAGCCGACCGTGCGTCTGGAAACGGTGATGCGCGTTATTGAAGCACTGGGCGGGCAGGTCATGCTTGATGGCCTGCCCAGCGTAACCGGTGACGAAATGCCATGA
- a CDS encoding YgiT-type zinc finger protein has protein sequence MSEQCSFCGHKHLSHKLTRYLHQHSDELLIIDDVPCLECDFCGEQYFDAVVLKAIEAEHLAIINHQKKPTWTKPVAVESFAALSR, from the coding sequence ATGAGTGAACAATGTAGCTTCTGCGGCCACAAGCATTTAAGCCATAAGCTAACGCGCTATCTGCATCAACATAGCGACGAGTTGTTGATTATCGATGATGTCCCCTGTCTGGAATGCGACTTCTGTGGGGAACAATATTTCGATGCAGTCGTGTTGAAAGCCATCGAAGCCGAGCACTTGGCGATTATCAATCACCAAAAAAAGCCGACTTGGACCAAACCGGTAGCGGTCGAGTCATTCGCTGCTTTGAGTCGGTGA
- a CDS encoding HupE/UreJ family protein codes for MMQTGQFTARLLPRYVLLWCTVFLVPAWAHPPGLSSLELSLQAGQLAVKATFALQDIEAFAPMDSDLDAEVSDAERDAAKPAVAAFVAGKLAIAADGVQLAPEEPGSVDYDAQNNAHVQLRYQPAPKQTLALESKFLAELPEGHQQFLQIRSADGRILQEKMLSRTDDKLQMSVSDGGDSGWATVFSAFFKLGVEHIVTGYDHLLFLFALLAVTHSFWPAIKIITFFTVAHSLTLALAGLNLITLPSSFVEPFIAATIVYVALENLIRGDQPKGRHWLTFSFGLIHGFGFASVLQELEIGTASSGILLPLLSFNLGIETGQIAVAATVLPIIWQLNGKTERAPVFLKAGSMLVALLGGYWFLERTVL; via the coding sequence ATGATGCAGACCGGCCAGTTTACTGCGCGGCTATTGCCGCGCTACGTTTTATTGTGGTGTACGGTATTCCTGGTGCCGGCTTGGGCCCATCCGCCCGGCTTGAGCTCGCTGGAGCTGAGCCTGCAAGCCGGACAACTGGCGGTGAAAGCCACGTTTGCCTTGCAAGACATCGAAGCGTTCGCGCCGATGGACAGCGACTTGGACGCCGAAGTCAGCGATGCGGAACGCGACGCCGCCAAACCGGCAGTCGCCGCGTTCGTCGCCGGCAAGCTGGCCATCGCGGCGGACGGCGTACAACTGGCGCCCGAAGAGCCCGGCAGCGTGGATTACGACGCGCAGAACAACGCCCACGTGCAGTTGCGCTATCAACCGGCACCCAAGCAAACGCTGGCGCTCGAGTCGAAGTTTTTAGCCGAGCTGCCGGAAGGGCATCAGCAGTTTTTACAAATTCGCAGCGCCGACGGCCGCATCCTGCAGGAAAAGATGCTAAGCCGGACCGACGATAAGCTGCAAATGTCCGTGTCCGACGGCGGCGATAGCGGCTGGGCCACAGTATTTTCGGCCTTTTTCAAGCTCGGGGTGGAACACATCGTCACCGGTTACGACCACTTGTTGTTCTTGTTCGCGTTATTGGCGGTTACCCATAGCTTTTGGCCGGCGATTAAAATCATTACCTTTTTCACCGTCGCCCATTCGCTTACCCTGGCGTTGGCCGGTTTGAATCTAATCACCTTGCCGAGCAGTTTCGTCGAGCCGTTTATCGCCGCGACCATCGTCTATGTGGCGCTGGAAAACCTGATCCGCGGCGACCAGCCCAAAGGCCGGCATTGGTTAACCTTCTCTTTCGGCTTGATCCACGGTTTCGGCTTCGCCAGCGTGCTGCAAGAACTGGAGATAGGCACGGCCTCCAGCGGCATCTTGTTACCCTTGCTGTCTTTCAACCTCGGCATAGAAACCGGCCAAATCGCCGTGGCCGCTACAGTCTTGCCCATCATTTGGCAGTTGAACGGCAAAACCGAACGGGCGCCGGTTTTTTTGAAAGCAGGTTCCATGCTGGTGGCCTTGCTGGGTGGGTATTGGTTTTTGGAGCGTACCGTGTTGTAA